The sequence CACCGTCAAAAGACCACACGCCAATGTTTGTATATGGTGTAAACCACAACGAATATGCGGGTCAAGCGATTGTTTCTGCAGCATCTTGTACCACTAACGGTTTAGCGCCAGTTGCTAAAGTATTAAACGACAACTTCGGTATTAAGCGTGGTTTGATGTCAACGGTTCACGCTGCGACAGCAACCCAAAAAACGGTTGACGGTCCATCTTCAAAAGATTGGCGCGGTGGTCGTGGTATTCTTGAAAATATCATCCCATCTTCAACTGGTGCGGCTAAAGCAGTAGGTAAAGTATTACCAGCACTAAACGGTAAACTAACTGGTATGGCGTTCCGTGTACCTACTTCTGACGTATCAGTGGTTGACCTAACCGTAGAGCTAGAAAAAGAAGCGACTTACGAACAAATCTGTGCAGCGATGAAAGCGGCTTCAGAAGGCGAATTAAAAGGCGTATTGGGTTATACCGAAGAGTCTGTGGTTTCAACAGACTTCCGTGGTAACTCACATCCATCTATTTTTGATGCGGGCGCAGGTATTGCACTAGACAGCACTTTTGTTAAGGTTGTAGCTTGGTACGACAACGAGTACGGTTATACCTGTAACATGATGCGTGTTGTTGAGCACGTTGGTAAGTAAGGAGCCGAGTATGTCTTTTATTCGTATGGCGGATTTGGATCTTAAGGGCAAGCGCGTTTTGATTCGTGCCGACCTTAACGTTCCAGTTAAAAACGGCAAAGTGACCTCAGATGCACGTATTCGTGCCTCAATGAAAACCTTTGAAGCGGCGATGAAAGCTGGTGCAAAGGTGATGGTGATGTCTCACTTGGGTCGTCCAGTTGAAGGTGAGTTTTCAGAAGAAAATTCTTTGGCACCAGTGGCGGCTGATTTATCAGCTAAACTAGGTAAAGACGTTCGCTTGATCAAGGATTATCTAAATGGTGGTTTTGATGTAGCAGATGGCGAGTTAGTATTACTAGAAAACGTACGTTTCAACGTCGGTGAAGGTAAGAACACGGAAGAATTGTCAAAAAAATACGCTGCCTTGTGTGATGTCTATGTGATGGATGCGTTCGGTACAGCTCACCGTGCCCAGGGTTCAACCCATGGCGCGGGTGTGTATGCACCAGTTGCTTGTGCTGGTTTGTTGTTAACTGAAGAGTTAGATGCCTTAACTAAAGCATTGAAAGAACCAGCACGTCCACTAGTAGCGATTGTCGGTGGCTCTAAGGTTTCAACCAAGCTAACTGTACTTGAATCACTATCTACTGTGGTTGATCAGTTGGTTGTCGGTGGTGGTATCGCCAACACCTTCATTAAAGCGGCTGGCCACAATGTGGGTAAGTCTCTTTGTGAAGATGATTTGGTGCCTACAGCAAACAAGCTTAATGAAATCATGAACAGCCGTAATGCATCAATTCCTGTTGCAGTTGACGTGGTAACCGGTAAAGAATTTTCAGAAACCGCAGCGGCAGAAACCAAAGATGTTTCAGCGGTAGCGGATGACGATATGATTTTCGATATCGGACCTAA comes from Thiomicrospira aerophila AL3 and encodes:
- a CDS encoding phosphoglycerate kinase, producing the protein MSFIRMADLDLKGKRVLIRADLNVPVKNGKVTSDARIRASMKTFEAAMKAGAKVMVMSHLGRPVEGEFSEENSLAPVAADLSAKLGKDVRLIKDYLNGGFDVADGELVLLENVRFNVGEGKNTEELSKKYAALCDVYVMDAFGTAHRAQGSTHGAGVYAPVACAGLLLTEELDALTKALKEPARPLVAIVGGSKVSTKLTVLESLSTVVDQLVVGGGIANTFIKAAGHNVGKSLCEDDLVPTANKLNEIMNSRNASIPVAVDVVTGKEFSETAAAETKDVSAVADDDMIFDIGPKSAAELAEIIKNAGTVVWNGPVGVFEFDQFGEGTKTISKAIAESKAFSIAGGGDTLAAIDKYGIADQVSYISTGGGAFLEFLEGKKLPAVEMLEQRAK
- the gap gene encoding type I glyceraldehyde-3-phosphate dehydrogenase, whose product is MTIKVGINGFGRIGRMAFRAAAKDFPGIEVVAINDLLDPEYLAYMLKYDSVHGNFQGDVAVEGNSMVVNGKKIRLTAERDPANLKWDEAGVDLVIECTGFFLTEESCQAHIKAGAKKVVQSAPSKDHTPMFVYGVNHNEYAGQAIVSAASCTTNGLAPVAKVLNDNFGIKRGLMSTVHAATATQKTVDGPSSKDWRGGRGILENIIPSSTGAAKAVGKVLPALNGKLTGMAFRVPTSDVSVVDLTVELEKEATYEQICAAMKAASEGELKGVLGYTEESVVSTDFRGNSHPSIFDAGAGIALDSTFVKVVAWYDNEYGYTCNMMRVVEHVGK